A region from the Zonotrichia leucophrys gambelii isolate GWCS_2022_RI chromosome Z, RI_Zleu_2.0, whole genome shotgun sequence genome encodes:
- the ANKRD34B gene encoding ankyrin repeat domain-containing protein 34B: protein MEAADVPPEGYSLIKAVYQRRLRLTRLLIDGGAYVNESNSRGETPLMVACMTPHADLQSASKARMVKYLLDNKADPNIQDKSGKTALMHACLEKAGPEVVSLLLLSGADPSLPDHSNRSALVYAINAADRDTLELLLKACKARGKEVIIITTDKSASGRQKTKQYLNVPPPDLEECASPADCTSPSEIEPDEGPEDPFSFKELYGGQQGDSSSERVPLMTKSSSAPARFKLAQVLQCDPWLKCCPAVFQQRKLASPQELQTITPMEELSCKVGGLDLCKCVTCSHESRDRKDTAQVLRASDQTMSRKALRDAINYQPPFVEEKHNPSEIPMGMDASLGQISLLSNLGSIIKKGSGEANYNISGSQFANTLIPAADPKGSKSPKGNREILPTYQTLLPSPRRGLEVPPLSPRGRNQAPLEEEGSGASGLDQTRPGFLPPLNASPRPPAPELTVINTVSGMISYGQTHLASPGSAFPKGTKETNLMRRRPYEQITV, encoded by the coding sequence atggAGGCAGCCGACGTGCCGCCCGAGGGCTACTCGCTGATCAAGGCCGTGTACCAGCGGCGGCTGCGGCTGACGCGGCTGCTCATCGACGGCGGCGCCTACGTCAACGAGAGCAACAGCCGCGGCGAGACCCCGCTCATGGTGGCCTGCATGACCCCGCACGCCGACCTGCAGAGCGCCAGCAAGGCCAGGATGGTCAAGTACCTGCTGGACAACAAGGCCGACCCCAACATCCAGGACAAGTCGGGCAAGACGGCCCTGATGCACGCCTGCCTGGAGAAGGCAGGCCCCGAGGTGGtgtcgctgctgctgctgagcggCGCCGACCCCAGCCTGCCGGACCACTCCAACCGCTCGGCGCTGGTGTACGCCATCAACGCCGCCgacagggacaccctggagctgctgctgaaggccTGCAAGGCGCGAGGCAAAGAggtcatcatcatcaccaccgACAAGTCCGCCTCGGGCAGGCAGAAGACAAAGCAGTACCTGAACGTGCCTCCTCCAGACCTCGAGGAGTGCGCTTCTCCAGCCGACTGCACCTCCCCGTCAGAGATAGAGCCAGATGAGGGTCCAGAAGACCCATTCAGCTTTAAAGAGCTCTACGGTGGGCAGCAGGGGGACAGCTCCTCGGAAAGAGTGCCACTGATGACCAAATCCAGCTCCGCACCAGCACGGTTCAAGCTGGCGCAGGTGCTGCAGTGTGATCCGTGGCTAAAGTGCTGCCCAGCAGTGTTCCAGCAGAGGAAACTTGCTTCTCCACAAGAACTCCAGACCATCACTCCCATGGAAGAGCTCTCCTGTAAGGTTGGTGGCCTTGACTTATGCAAGTGTGTCACCTGCAGTCATGAAAGCAGAGACAGGAAGGACACTGCTCAGGTACTGAGAGCCTCTGATCAAACCATGTCAAGGAAGGCACTACGTGATGCAATAAACTATCAGCCTCCTTTTGTTGAAGAGAAACACAACCCCAGTGAGATTCCCATGGGCATGGATGCCAGCTTGGGACAAATCAGCTTGCTTTCAAACCTTGGCAGTATTATCAAGAAAGGAAGTGGAGAAGCAAATTACAACATCTCCGGTTCTCAGTTCGCCAACACTCTAATTCCTGCTGCTGATCCCAAAGGTAGTAAGTCACCAAAAGGAAATAGAGAGATTCTTCCTACGTACCAGACTTTGTTACCAAGTCCAAGAAGAGGTCTAGAGGTGCCTCCTCTTTCTCCAAGAGGCAGAAATCAGGCTCCTCTAGAGGAAGAGGGCTCAGGAGCCTCAGGGCTGGATCAGACGAGGCCAGGTTTTCTGCCTCCACTGAATGCGAGCCCCCGccccccagctccagagctcactGTCATAAACACAGTGTCTGGAATGATTTCCTATGGACAAACTCACTTAGCCTCCCCGGGATCTGCTTTCCCCAAGGGGACCAAAGAGACGAATCTGATGCGGAGGAGGCCCTACGAGCAGATCACAGTGTGA